A single window of Methanothermobacter marburgensis str. Marburg DNA harbors:
- a CDS encoding tetratricopeptide repeat protein, translated as MKRVMLAVAEFLVGWGAPERALHIARRVTEADPENPAAWMLLSNINQNMGRYRDALKALERLTEISPHPRAWHKMGYIHSILGEDEERDACYRRALELYESSINENPSNATLWYGRGLILHQWGEDEGALKSFEKATAIDPLHAQSWVYMGFSLNKHGRYREALECFDRAIRLDAGNVPVWIGKAEAFEALGNQWASEKCLKIALDTANGVPIEEDLPESIYPYPFRALTVISYAFTAITLAQFILIIFRAEFAGTLVMGALTAAAIYILLKERPRSELLMVLGALIFTPFAFLYLSIRQLIKPEESGDRILAAVSLPILFGPLILLMALILPYLAQESSRVMYTLTMTWKTGDLHLLFEWALEHIDGFLSSILFVLGPCYLRVNGGHPRALRHSTIMICVLLTYIFILLLLPHII; from the coding sequence ATGAAGAGGGTCATGCTTGCAGTTGCCGAATTTCTGGTGGGGTGGGGTGCCCCTGAGAGGGCCCTCCACATTGCCAGGAGGGTTACGGAGGCTGACCCTGAAAACCCGGCGGCATGGATGCTCCTGAGTAACATAAACCAGAATATGGGAAGATACAGGGATGCCCTGAAGGCCCTTGAGAGACTGACGGAAATAAGTCCCCATCCACGGGCCTGGCATAAGATGGGCTACATCCACAGTATCCTCGGGGAGGATGAGGAGAGAGACGCATGTTACCGGAGGGCCCTTGAACTCTATGAATCATCCATCAATGAGAACCCCAGTAACGCCACCCTATGGTATGGAAGGGGTCTGATACTTCACCAGTGGGGCGAAGATGAAGGGGCACTGAAGTCATTTGAAAAGGCCACAGCCATTGATCCACTCCATGCCCAATCATGGGTCTACATGGGGTTCTCCCTGAATAAACATGGGAGATACCGGGAGGCACTGGAATGCTTTGATAGGGCCATCAGGCTGGATGCAGGGAATGTCCCGGTATGGATCGGCAAGGCAGAGGCTTTTGAGGCACTCGGGAACCAATGGGCCTCTGAGAAATGTCTTAAAATAGCACTTGATACAGCCAACGGTGTCCCCATCGAGGAGGACCTCCCTGAGTCCATCTACCCATACCCCTTCAGGGCACTCACAGTCATCTCATACGCCTTCACGGCAATCACCCTCGCCCAGTTCATACTGATAATTTTCAGAGCTGAGTTTGCGGGCACCTTGGTAATGGGAGCCCTTACGGCTGCAGCCATATACATATTACTGAAGGAAAGGCCACGTAGTGAACTGCTAATGGTCCTGGGGGCCCTGATTTTCACCCCATTCGCATTTCTGTATCTATCAATCCGGCAACTGATAAAGCCTGAGGAGTCAGGGGATCGTATCCTGGCAGCAGTATCCCTTCCCATCCTCTTCGGGCCGCTGATTCTTCTCATGGCGCTTATCCTGCCATACCTGGCACAGGAGAGTAGCAGGGTCATGTACACCCTCACCATGACATGGAAAACCGGAGACCTGCATTTACTTTTTGAATGGGCCCTGGAACACATTGATGGGTTTTTGAGTTCCATCCTTTTTGTTCTTGGGCCATGCTACCTGCGTGTAAATGGTGGACATCCACGTGCCCTGAGACACTCCACAATAATGATCTGTGTACTGTTAACCTACATTTTTATCCTGCTACTCCTTCCACACATCATTTAG
- a CDS encoding response regulator produces MTSILIVEDEALIASDLQMRLEDMGYRVVGVAATGKEALKLIAEKRPDLVLMDIVLRGEMDGVDVARRVKELRVPVVFLTAYSDPETIGRARRAGAYGYLLKPYDDRTLKVTVETALKRYRADIRDLLKVPKERKTGAVPGVLVVEDEAIVAADLSHKLEDAGFRVVGVEDTGEGAVSAAAELQPDVVIMDVYLRGEMDGIEAAEVIQGEHGIPVIYLTAYSDDSTLARILETEPYGYLLKPFSTEQLRAEIEVVLQNIRDMEDYSRRMHEVIVTKAEEMKIEKTGVFFVSSLILGLAAYGFITRSMTWLMYTLFIPVVYSLLHLSFSYRKPERPVSDSMPMVSIIVPANNEENTIERCVETLSSLDYHVNGRRNYEIIVVNDGSTDRTGEILEELVKRYRHLKVVTRRAPFAFNGKGYALNDGVTLAEGDIIAVFDADARVEPDFLRNIVPYLDGDDVAGAQSRVRMYNADENLLTRMQDLEFAIFGNVIMRSRMNMDVPAFLGGNGQMVKRRVVEEIGGWDGYAVTEDLNLSVKLMLRGYHVRYSPEAEVFQEAVSEWPAFFRQRTRWLTGNLETLFVYLAPMIDAPIALHRRLDAIFYLFSMIFIGFVMLGYIVFILNLAGFGFRMEAPFIIGLISTVAFFPLTMSGIRMDGYSIPRTILLSIEYWAYCLYLIPLFVAATVHMLRRRERRWAKTVHRGEGEGSE; encoded by the coding sequence ATGACGTCAATTCTGATAGTGGAGGATGAGGCACTCATAGCATCGGACCTCCAGATGAGACTGGAGGATATGGGCTACAGGGTCGTTGGGGTTGCAGCCACAGGTAAAGAGGCCCTTAAGCTGATAGCAGAGAAGAGGCCGGACCTTGTACTCATGGACATAGTCCTGAGGGGTGAGATGGATGGTGTGGATGTGGCCCGGAGGGTGAAGGAACTCAGGGTCCCGGTGGTGTTCCTCACAGCCTACTCTGACCCGGAGACCATAGGGAGGGCCAGGAGGGCCGGGGCCTACGGTTACCTCCTCAAACCCTACGATGACCGGACACTTAAGGTGACGGTTGAAACAGCCCTCAAACGGTACAGGGCTGATATAAGGGACCTCCTGAAGGTTCCGAAGGAGAGGAAGACCGGTGCAGTCCCCGGTGTCCTTGTGGTGGAGGATGAGGCGATCGTCGCAGCCGACCTCTCCCATAAACTGGAGGATGCAGGGTTCAGGGTAGTGGGGGTTGAGGATACAGGTGAGGGCGCTGTATCAGCGGCCGCGGAACTCCAGCCCGATGTTGTCATCATGGACGTCTACCTCCGTGGTGAGATGGATGGTATAGAGGCCGCTGAGGTGATACAGGGTGAACACGGGATCCCTGTAATATACCTGACAGCCTACTCAGATGACTCGACCCTCGCCAGGATACTGGAGACGGAACCCTACGGTTACCTACTCAAGCCCTTCAGCACCGAGCAGCTGAGGGCCGAGATCGAGGTGGTACTACAGAACATCAGGGACATGGAGGACTACTCAAGGAGGATGCATGAGGTCATCGTCACCAAGGCTGAGGAGATGAAGATAGAGAAGACCGGCGTCTTCTTTGTATCATCGCTGATACTCGGCCTTGCAGCCTACGGCTTCATAACACGGAGCATGACCTGGCTCATGTACACACTCTTCATACCGGTGGTCTACAGTCTCCTGCATCTTTCATTCAGTTACAGGAAACCCGAAAGGCCTGTTTCAGATTCAATGCCCATGGTGAGCATTATAGTCCCCGCCAACAACGAGGAGAACACCATTGAGAGGTGCGTTGAGACCCTCTCATCCCTGGACTACCATGTAAACGGGAGGAGGAACTATGAGATCATAGTTGTGAACGACGGGTCAACGGACCGTACCGGTGAGATCCTCGAGGAACTGGTGAAGAGGTACAGGCACCTGAAGGTTGTGACAAGGAGGGCCCCCTTCGCCTTCAACGGTAAGGGGTACGCCCTAAACGATGGGGTGACACTGGCCGAGGGCGACATCATAGCGGTCTTTGACGCCGACGCCAGGGTTGAACCGGACTTCCTCAGGAATATAGTCCCCTACCTTGATGGTGATGATGTGGCCGGCGCCCAGTCCAGGGTGAGGATGTACAATGCAGATGAGAACCTCCTCACCAGGATGCAGGACCTTGAGTTCGCCATATTCGGCAACGTAATCATGAGGTCAAGGATGAACATGGATGTACCTGCCTTCCTTGGGGGTAACGGCCAGATGGTTAAGAGGAGGGTTGTTGAGGAGATAGGTGGCTGGGATGGCTACGCGGTTACAGAGGACCTGAATCTCAGCGTCAAGCTGATGCTCAGGGGCTACCATGTCAGGTATTCCCCGGAGGCGGAGGTCTTCCAGGAGGCCGTGAGTGAGTGGCCGGCCTTCTTCAGGCAGAGGACCCGCTGGCTCACAGGTAACCTGGAGACACTCTTCGTATACCTTGCCCCGATGATCGATGCCCCCATAGCACTCCACAGGAGGCTTGACGCCATATTCTACCTCTTCTCCATGATCTTCATAGGGTTCGTCATGCTGGGGTACATTGTATTCATTCTGAACCTTGCTGGTTTCGGATTCAGGATGGAGGCCCCCTTCATAATAGGCCTCATATCAACCGTGGCGTTCTTCCCCCTCACAATGAGCGGTATAAGGATGGACGGCTACAGCATACCCCGTACCATCCTGTTATCCATTGAGTACTGGGCCTACTGCCTATACCTAATCCCGCTCTTTGTGGCTGCGACAGTTCACATGCTACGGAGGCGCGAGAGGCGCTGGGCCAAGACTGTCCACAGGGGGGAGGGTGAAGGTTCAGAATAA
- the polX gene encoding DNA polymerase/3'-5' exonuclease PolX — protein MKNHLVAHILNRVADYMELRGDEFRTKAYRRAARTVEFLGEDIEDVAAQGRLRELPGIGENIAAKIEEILSTGSLSLLERLAGEYPVDLDSLLSVEGVGPKTVKLLYEELGIKTLDDLEEQARRHRIRRLRGMGEKKEAMILRNIELARSRISRRPLAYVVPLASRIKSELLELEGVRRVEVAGSIRRGRETVGDIDILVTATDPHRVMDHFTSMDLVEEVVVKGPKKSTVRLREGLDCDLRVFDDEVFGAALLYFTGSWEFNVELRRIAISSSMKLSEYGLFRGDERVAGRTEAEVLEALGLTYIEPELRENRGEVAAAAEGKLPDLVNLSDIRGDLHMHTLFSDGIDAMEYMAEYASILGREYIAFTDHARYIDDVDAYLRAAERIEDVEVLAGVEVNILYDGSLEVPDKILQDFDLVVASIHDPGNITERLLRAMEHDPVDIIGHPTGRVLGSPDPLVDMERVVERASELGVALEVNSNPLRLDLRDTHVRMAVDAGCRIAINSDAHSRGALENIRWGVITARRGWAEPDDVINTMGIRKLRRWLGN, from the coding sequence ATGAAGAACCATCTGGTGGCCCATATTCTGAACCGTGTTGCTGACTACATGGAACTCAGGGGCGATGAATTCAGGACAAAGGCCTACAGGAGGGCTGCGAGGACGGTTGAATTTCTCGGGGAGGACATAGAGGATGTGGCAGCCCAGGGAAGACTCAGGGAACTCCCCGGTATAGGGGAGAACATCGCAGCAAAGATAGAGGAGATACTATCAACAGGTTCACTCTCACTCCTTGAGAGACTTGCAGGGGAATACCCGGTGGACCTTGACTCCCTGCTCTCGGTGGAGGGTGTGGGTCCAAAGACGGTTAAACTCCTCTACGAGGAACTGGGGATAAAGACACTGGACGACCTAGAAGAACAGGCAAGGAGGCACCGTATAAGGAGACTCAGGGGGATGGGTGAGAAGAAGGAGGCAATGATACTCCGTAACATTGAACTTGCAAGGTCAAGGATCTCCAGAAGACCCCTCGCCTACGTGGTACCCCTGGCATCCAGGATAAAATCAGAGCTCCTTGAACTTGAGGGTGTCAGGAGGGTTGAGGTGGCAGGATCCATAAGGAGGGGCCGGGAGACCGTCGGGGACATCGACATACTGGTGACAGCCACCGACCCCCATAGGGTCATGGACCACTTCACCTCCATGGACCTGGTGGAGGAGGTAGTGGTTAAGGGCCCCAAGAAGTCAACCGTGCGCCTCAGGGAGGGCCTTGACTGTGACCTCAGGGTCTTCGACGACGAGGTCTTTGGCGCGGCACTCCTATACTTCACAGGCTCATGGGAGTTCAACGTGGAGCTACGTAGGATAGCCATTTCCTCCTCGATGAAGCTCAGTGAATACGGCCTCTTCAGGGGGGATGAGAGGGTCGCCGGGAGGACAGAGGCCGAGGTTCTGGAGGCCCTTGGCCTCACATACATTGAACCTGAACTCAGGGAGAACCGTGGCGAGGTGGCCGCTGCAGCAGAGGGGAAACTCCCGGACCTTGTAAACCTCTCAGATATCAGGGGGGACCTCCACATGCACACCCTCTTCAGTGACGGCATCGATGCAATGGAGTACATGGCAGAGTACGCATCCATCCTGGGGAGGGAGTACATTGCCTTCACTGACCATGCAAGGTACATCGACGATGTGGATGCATACCTCAGGGCCGCCGAGCGTATCGAGGACGTTGAGGTCCTTGCAGGTGTCGAAGTCAACATACTGTACGATGGGAGCCTCGAGGTCCCTGATAAAATTCTGCAGGACTTTGACCTGGTTGTTGCAAGCATCCATGACCCCGGGAACATCACAGAGAGGCTACTCAGGGCAATGGAGCATGACCCTGTGGATATAATAGGCCACCCCACCGGGCGAGTCCTTGGGTCACCTGACCCCCTGGTTGACATGGAAAGGGTGGTTGAACGCGCCTCTGAACTGGGAGTCGCCCTGGAGGTGAACTCCAACCCCCTCCGCCTGGACCTCAGGGACACCCATGTCAGGATGGCGGTTGATGCAGGCTGCAGGATCGCAATAAACAGTGACGCCCACTCAAGGGGTGCCCTTGAGAACATCAGGTGGGGTGTTATAACCGCAAGGCGTGGCTGGGCAGAGCCAGACGATGTGATAAACACCATGGGCATCAGGAAACTCAGAAGGTGGCTTGGTAACTGA
- a CDS encoding phosphoglycerol geranylgeranyltransferase has translation MKVEDYFHDILGERKIHLTLIDPEEQTPEEAVEIAEAAIRGGTDGIMLGGSTTDSSELDATAGALRENIDVPIILFPGNTTGVSRHADAIFFMSLLNSNNPYWIIGAQALGAPAVKKMGIEALPMGYLVVEPGGTVGWVGDTKPVPRNKPDIAAAYAMAAEFLGMRLFYLEAGSGAPQHVPEEMISLVKRCTDQILIVGGGIRTGADAARVAGAGADIIVTGTVVENSSNVEDKIREIVEGMGSL, from the coding sequence ATGAAGGTTGAAGATTATTTCCATGATATTCTTGGGGAGAGGAAGATACACCTTACCCTCATCGACCCTGAGGAGCAGACCCCTGAGGAGGCCGTTGAAATCGCAGAGGCTGCCATAAGGGGCGGTACCGATGGTATAATGCTCGGGGGGTCAACCACCGATTCCAGTGAACTTGATGCCACCGCAGGGGCTCTGAGGGAGAACATAGATGTCCCGATAATACTTTTCCCTGGGAACACCACAGGTGTCAGCCGCCACGCAGATGCGATATTCTTCATGAGTCTCCTCAACTCAAACAACCCCTACTGGATCATAGGTGCCCAGGCCCTGGGTGCGCCAGCCGTTAAGAAGATGGGGATAGAGGCCCTCCCAATGGGTTACCTTGTGGTTGAACCAGGGGGTACGGTGGGCTGGGTTGGAGATACAAAGCCTGTTCCCAGAAACAAGCCGGACATTGCGGCAGCATATGCCATGGCCGCAGAGTTCCTTGGTATGAGGCTCTTCTACCTTGAGGCGGGTTCAGGTGCCCCACAGCATGTGCCTGAGGAGATGATATCCCTTGTTAAGAGGTGCACAGACCAGATACTCATAGTGGGCGGCGGTATAAGGACCGGTGCAGATGCCGCAAGGGTTGCAGGTGCAGGTGCAGATATCATAGTCACGGGTACTGTGGTTGAGAACAGCTCAAACGTTGAGGATAAGATCCGTGAGATCGTTGAGGGTATGGGGTCCCTCTAG
- a CDS encoding 50S ribosomal protein L40e produces the protein MARFEEAENRLFNIKICLKCNARNPPTAKTCRKCGYKGLRYKAKEPRG, from the coding sequence ATGGCAAGATTTGAGGAAGCAGAAAACAGACTATTCAATATCAAGATCTGCCTTAAATGTAACGCCAGGAACCCACCAACTGCAAAGACATGCAGGAAGTGCGGTTACAAGGGATTAAGGTACAAGGCAAAGGAACCAAGGGGTTAA
- a CDS encoding DUF367 family protein has product MRIVVYHAEECDRKKCTSLKLGRKGKFKIVNSLNQIPRGALVLNPFSEKAVSPEDRDMVMRRGIAALDCSWKKVRKSSVIFQTAGNHRSLPFLVAANPTNYGKPCILSTAEAVAATLYIVGLKDIASDIMSYFKWGPHFLDLNRELLEAYSRARDSREVVEIQNKYIGG; this is encoded by the coding sequence ATGAGAATCGTGGTATACCATGCAGAGGAGTGTGACAGGAAGAAGTGCACCAGCCTCAAACTGGGGAGGAAGGGAAAATTTAAAATAGTAAATAGTCTCAACCAGATACCCAGAGGTGCACTTGTCCTCAACCCTTTTTCTGAGAAGGCAGTCTCACCCGAGGACCGTGACATGGTCATGAGGAGGGGCATCGCAGCCCTGGACTGCTCATGGAAAAAGGTCAGAAAGTCATCGGTCATATTCCAGACCGCAGGGAACCACAGGTCGCTGCCGTTCCTGGTGGCCGCAAACCCCACCAACTATGGAAAGCCCTGCATACTATCAACTGCGGAGGCTGTGGCGGCAACCCTTTATATAGTTGGACTGAAAGATATAGCGTCTGACATCATGTCCTACTTCAAGTGGGGTCCACACTTCCTGGACCTCAACCGTGAACTTCTTGAAGCTTACTCCCGGGCTAGGGATAGCCGTGAGGTTGTTGAGATTCAGAACAAATACATAGGAGGCTAA
- a CDS encoding VWA domain-containing protein: MKNLIFPFTAIVGQERVKKALILNAINPRIGGVLIKGDKGTGKTTAVRALADLLPSLRTVKGCPFNCDPDEPEEACEVCRSGDLEVEYRKMRVVELPLGATEDRVVGSLDIGKALTEGIKALEPGILAEANRNILYVDEINLLDDHLVDVLLDAAAYGVNTVEREGISLQHPSRFILVGTMNPAEGELRPQLSDRIGIHINVGTVTDIRQRILIMKRRDEFEDDPEGFVERFAESQRELRERIMEARKLLPAVTIDDDLLELIARVCVDAGVDGHRSDIAIVRTSKAIAAFNGRRRVREEDVEDAIILVLGERIPGRTYNRENTRREMQRAREEMERERESESESGDSGSGPGEGEEDETPAEGSPGEGSSGDSGASPSASSLGALAADVEGREPETQDMDVDIKRLLRIRGKKKERLYGSRVESKTIKGRYVKSRFPRGSGDVAVDATLRAAASRGELKIEPGDIREKIRKHGARASIVLVVDISGSMFSEKKAARVKGLIERFIEDAQRHKDRISVVGFRGRDAKVIIPSTARASSFRDTVDSIRVGGTTPMAQGIKRGLEILREEKRHSEYVPFMVILSDGMPNVGVERNPKREAVEAAARLREEDIPSAVINFEQGSRGGRDLNMEIALASGGSYYDLHDLEDPSMAVPRIMEHEREMF, from the coding sequence ATGAAGAACCTTATTTTTCCATTCACAGCTATAGTTGGACAGGAAAGGGTGAAAAAGGCCCTTATACTCAATGCAATAAATCCCAGGATAGGCGGTGTACTCATAAAGGGTGATAAGGGGACAGGTAAAACAACCGCCGTGAGGGCCCTGGCAGACCTTCTTCCATCACTGCGGACAGTTAAGGGCTGCCCCTTCAACTGCGACCCTGATGAACCTGAAGAGGCATGTGAGGTGTGCCGTTCAGGTGACCTGGAGGTGGAGTACCGGAAGATGCGGGTGGTTGAGCTACCACTGGGTGCAACAGAGGACCGGGTTGTGGGTTCCCTTGACATAGGGAAGGCTCTCACAGAGGGTATAAAGGCCCTTGAGCCGGGTATACTTGCAGAGGCCAACAGGAACATACTCTACGTTGACGAGATAAACCTACTGGACGACCACCTGGTGGATGTCCTGCTTGATGCGGCTGCCTACGGTGTGAACACAGTTGAGAGGGAGGGAATATCCCTTCAGCACCCATCAAGGTTCATCCTGGTTGGGACCATGAACCCCGCTGAGGGCGAACTCCGGCCCCAGCTCTCAGACAGGATAGGTATACACATAAATGTTGGCACGGTCACCGACATCAGGCAGAGAATCCTCATAATGAAGCGGAGGGATGAATTCGAGGATGACCCTGAGGGATTCGTTGAGAGGTTCGCTGAAAGTCAGCGGGAACTCAGGGAGAGGATAATGGAGGCCAGGAAGCTCCTTCCAGCGGTCACCATTGACGACGACCTCCTTGAGCTGATAGCAAGGGTCTGTGTCGATGCAGGGGTCGATGGGCACAGGTCCGATATTGCAATCGTGAGGACCTCAAAGGCCATAGCGGCCTTCAACGGCAGGAGGAGGGTCCGTGAGGAGGACGTCGAGGATGCAATAATACTGGTTCTGGGGGAGAGAATACCTGGAAGGACCTATAACCGTGAAAACACGAGAAGGGAGATGCAGAGGGCCCGTGAGGAGATGGAGCGTGAAAGAGAGTCTGAATCAGAAAGTGGTGACTCAGGAAGTGGCCCAGGTGAGGGTGAAGAGGATGAAACCCCTGCAGAGGGTTCACCGGGGGAAGGTAGCAGTGGAGATTCAGGTGCTTCACCTTCGGCATCATCCCTGGGGGCCCTTGCCGCTGACGTGGAGGGCAGGGAACCTGAAACCCAGGACATGGACGTTGATATAAAGAGGCTCCTCAGGATCAGGGGTAAGAAGAAGGAGCGCCTCTACGGTTCAAGGGTTGAGTCGAAGACCATCAAGGGCAGGTACGTGAAGAGCAGGTTCCCCAGGGGCTCAGGTGACGTTGCTGTTGACGCCACACTGAGGGCCGCCGCCTCAAGGGGGGAACTTAAAATAGAACCCGGCGATATAAGGGAGAAGATACGCAAACACGGTGCAAGGGCATCAATCGTCCTGGTGGTGGATATAAGCGGGTCCATGTTCTCTGAGAAGAAGGCCGCCAGGGTCAAGGGCCTCATAGAGAGGTTCATAGAGGACGCCCAGAGGCATAAGGACAGGATAAGTGTTGTGGGTTTCCGTGGAAGGGACGCGAAGGTTATAATACCCTCAACAGCCCGGGCATCATCATTCAGGGATACAGTGGACAGTATACGGGTTGGTGGTACAACACCAATGGCACAGGGCATAAAGAGGGGCCTTGAGATACTCAGGGAGGAGAAGAGACACAGCGAGTACGTCCCGTTCATGGTTATCCTCAGCGACGGTATGCCAAACGTGGGGGTTGAGAGGAACCCCAAGAGGGAGGCGGTTGAAGCAGCAGCCAGGCTCAGGGAGGAGGATATACCCTCCGCTGTCATAAACTTTGAGCAGGGCTCAAGGGGTGGAAGGGACCTCAACATGGAGATAGCCCTGGCCTCAGGTGGCAGCTACTATGACCTCCATGACCTTGAGGACCCATCCATGGCTGTTCCAAGGATAATGGAGCATGAGAGGGAGATGTTCTAG
- a CDS encoding DUF116 domain-containing protein has translation MIMINEFYQIFGQLVFIAGLGLIVMLASSLFLGRLLLNEDRLIFPRLLLITVDMFYGPFKKFSETLGLNSRIVDQIGVEVRNKINEKRFRSIDPHEKALVLPHCLRNPKCEARLDRTGLVCTGCNRCIIGKIKERAESIGYTVFVIPGSTFIKKIMEERRFKAVLGVACYQDLNLAMMKLSRFTPQGVPLLRDGCFKTKVDFRAVLEKMGLEGEMRRPRGCMNQVPEKTLER, from the coding sequence ATGATTATGATCAACGAATTCTATCAGATATTCGGGCAGCTGGTATTCATCGCGGGTCTGGGCCTCATTGTGATGCTAGCCTCAAGCCTATTCCTTGGGAGGCTCCTTCTCAATGAGGACCGGTTGATATTTCCCAGACTCCTCCTTATCACAGTGGACATGTTCTACGGTCCATTCAAGAAGTTCTCAGAGACACTGGGACTCAACAGCCGCATAGTGGACCAGATAGGGGTTGAGGTGAGGAACAAGATCAACGAGAAGAGGTTCCGGTCAATAGACCCCCATGAAAAGGCACTCGTGTTGCCCCACTGCCTCAGAAACCCAAAATGTGAGGCAAGGCTTGACAGGACAGGGCTTGTCTGCACGGGGTGCAACCGCTGCATAATAGGTAAGATCAAGGAGCGGGCCGAGAGCATAGGGTACACAGTATTCGTGATACCGGGGTCAACCTTCATAAAGAAGATAATGGAGGAGCGTAGGTTCAAGGCGGTCCTCGGGGTGGCCTGCTACCAGGACCTCAACCTGGCCATGATGAAGCTCTCAAGGTTCACACCACAGGGTGTCCCCCTCCTCAGGGACGGGTGCTTCAAGACAAAGGTGGACTTCAGGGCCGTCCTCGAGAAGATGGGGCTTGAAGGTGAGATGAGAAGACCACGTGGTTGCATGAACCAGGTACCCGAGAAAACCCTGGAGCGGTGA
- a CDS encoding TatD family hydrolase, giving the protein MDIPITDNHIHVDPINGEGPKAVALKFQRSGGRRMIIPNKPSWTINAGTDYKKTMDTVLKYADIINHETEVEAYAVVGLHPAELSRLLEAGHDPERGEEMIREGLEYAQSLVLEGRAVAIGEVGRPHYPVPAEEMAIHNRLMVYAMELAAEASCPVQLHTETSGPEEFREFAGMASKAGIKKHMVIKHFSGPLTGRDENHGLTPSLIASGDVIREGIRKGSCFLMETDYLDDSSRPGAVLGPKTVPRRTIEFLNKGIFTEEDAYRIHQETVERVYGL; this is encoded by the coding sequence TTGGACATACCAATCACCGATAACCACATACACGTTGACCCCATCAACGGCGAGGGACCGAAAGCCGTGGCCCTTAAATTTCAGAGGTCCGGTGGTAGGAGGATGATAATCCCCAACAAGCCATCCTGGACCATAAACGCCGGCACAGACTACAAAAAAACCATGGATACGGTGCTTAAGTACGCTGACATCATCAACCATGAGACAGAGGTTGAAGCATATGCTGTGGTGGGACTCCACCCGGCGGAGCTATCAAGGCTCCTTGAGGCCGGTCACGACCCTGAGAGGGGCGAGGAGATGATAAGGGAGGGCCTGGAATATGCCCAGTCACTGGTCCTTGAGGGGAGGGCCGTTGCAATAGGTGAGGTTGGAAGACCCCACTACCCTGTCCCCGCTGAGGAGATGGCCATCCACAACAGGCTGATGGTGTATGCCATGGAACTTGCAGCCGAGGCCTCATGTCCTGTGCAGCTCCACACCGAGACCTCAGGACCTGAAGAGTTCAGGGAATTCGCAGGGATGGCCTCTAAGGCAGGTATAAAGAAGCATATGGTCATAAAGCACTTCTCCGGTCCCCTGACAGGAAGGGATGAGAACCATGGACTCACACCATCCCTCATTGCATCCGGGGATGTCATAAGGGAGGGTATCAGGAAGGGGTCATGCTTCCTCATGGAAACCGATTACCTAGATGATAGCAGCAGACCCGGCGCGGTCCTCGGACCCAAGACCGTCCCACGGAGGACAATTGAATTCCTGAATAAGGGGATCTTCACCGAGGAGGACGCCTACAGGATACACCAGGAGACCGTTGAAAGGGTATACGGTTTATAA
- a CDS encoding TIGR00267 family protein — MDIREFLHEYINMSRYVALGTLDGILAVMGVTLTASGVAGAGGLSVDNHLIALTGLSGGVALAMSNAFGSFIGERAEETRTMRELERKMMMDEGKLDDTIIHQQARRRVYMSMFTHGFSSFLGSFVPVLPFLVLSERMTATIVTVVLCLAALLVLGVYLGRVSRENIYRTSLEVVVIGILIGLVSIFLGGSH, encoded by the coding sequence ATGGATATACGTGAATTTCTTCATGAGTACATCAACATGAGCCGCTATGTGGCTCTCGGGACACTTGACGGTATACTGGCTGTGATGGGTGTTACACTCACCGCCAGTGGAGTTGCAGGTGCCGGTGGTCTCAGTGTGGACAACCACCTCATAGCCCTGACAGGACTCAGCGGGGGCGTGGCCCTTGCAATGTCCAATGCCTTCGGTTCATTCATAGGTGAGAGGGCTGAAGAAACAAGGACAATGCGTGAGCTTGAGAGGAAGATGATGATGGATGAGGGTAAACTGGATGACACCATCATCCACCAGCAGGCAAGGCGCCGCGTGTACATGAGCATGTTCACACATGGATTCTCAAGCTTCCTCGGCTCCTTTGTACCTGTACTCCCATTTCTTGTGTTATCTGAGAGGATGACAGCAACCATTGTGACCGTTGTACTGTGCCTCGCAGCCCTCCTGGTCCTTGGCGTTTACCTCGGGAGGGTTTCAAGGGAGAACATCTACAGGACGAGCCTTGAGGTTGTTGTGATAGGGATCCTCATAGGCCTTGTCAGCATCTTCCTCGGGGGATCCCACTGA